ACCCGTAAGGGCAAACTGAAACGGCATGCCGAACAGTAGCGCCGGGCGTGTCAGACCTTTGAACAGTGGATCCGATTTCATCCAACGGTCCACTTATACATTTGTGCCGAACCGATCAATCCCACCACACCAACACAAACCCACAACGCTTTGCGCCAATCCAAATGCTGAGTAAACATGGTGACAATAAACACCGCCCCCAGTGCGATGGTAGCTAAGGCCTTACCGGGTGTGCCGGTCAACCACTCCACGATGCGATCCAAAAAACTGCTGATTACATCCGCCGCAAAAGCAAACTGCGGCAGGATCAATAGAAGGCTCAA
Above is a window of Gammaproteobacteria bacterium DNA encoding:
- a CDS encoding TrbC/VirB2 family protein; this translates as MSVRSQLLLLSLLLILPQFAFAADVISSFLDRIVEWLTGTPGKALATIALGAVFIVTMFTQHLDWRKALWVCVGVVGLIGSAQMYKWTVG